From Streptomyces sp. NBC_00683, one genomic window encodes:
- the hypE gene encoding hydrogenase expression/formation protein HypE, with amino-acid sequence MTDVTDVAHEVTAPLDRVPDLDFEAWACPVPLRDIPSVVMGHGGGGAMSGELIEHLFLPAYGAAAAADLGDSAVLTVGSGTRLAFSTDSFVVKPMFFPGGSIGDLAVNGTVNDLAMSGATPLFLSTAFILAEGTALSDLGRIAQDVGRAAEAAGVRLVTGDTKVVERASGDGVYLNTSGIGVVPPGVDIHARRARPGDAVLVSGDIGVHGVAVMSCREGLEFGTTVESDTAALHGLVTAMLATGSDLHVLRDPTRGGVSASLNEIARASDVGVELVERLLPVPPTVRDACSLLGLDPLQVANEGKLIAIVPAEDADRVLEAMRAHPLGRSACRIGSCVPDHAGMVVARTGLGGSRVIGLPIGEQLPRIC; translated from the coding sequence GTGACTGACGTGACTGACGTTGCGCACGAAGTGACCGCGCCGCTCGACCGCGTGCCCGACCTGGACTTCGAGGCGTGGGCCTGCCCCGTACCGCTGCGCGACATCCCGTCCGTCGTGATGGGCCACGGGGGCGGGGGTGCGATGTCCGGCGAGCTGATCGAGCACCTGTTTCTGCCCGCGTACGGTGCCGCGGCCGCCGCCGACCTCGGCGACTCGGCCGTCCTGACGGTCGGGTCCGGTACCCGACTCGCCTTCTCCACGGACTCGTTCGTGGTGAAGCCGATGTTCTTCCCGGGCGGATCGATCGGCGACCTGGCGGTGAACGGCACGGTCAACGACCTCGCCATGTCGGGGGCGACTCCGCTGTTCCTGTCGACCGCCTTCATCCTCGCGGAGGGCACCGCCCTGAGCGACCTCGGCCGGATCGCCCAGGACGTGGGCCGGGCCGCGGAAGCCGCCGGTGTACGGCTGGTCACCGGGGACACCAAGGTCGTGGAGCGCGCCAGCGGTGACGGCGTCTACCTCAACACCTCGGGCATCGGCGTGGTCCCGCCCGGTGTCGACATCCACGCCCGCCGGGCGCGGCCCGGTGACGCCGTGCTCGTCAGCGGCGACATCGGCGTGCACGGGGTGGCTGTGATGAGCTGCCGGGAAGGCCTGGAGTTCGGTACGACGGTCGAGAGCGACACCGCCGCGCTGCACGGTCTGGTCACCGCCATGCTCGCCACCGGGAGCGACCTCCATGTGCTCCGGGACCCCACGCGCGGCGGTGTATCGGCCTCGCTCAACGAGATCGCCCGTGCCTCGGACGTGGGCGTCGAGCTGGTCGAGCGGCTGCTTCCCGTGCCGCCGACGGTGCGCGACGCGTGCAGCCTGCTCGGGCTCGACCCGCTCCAGGTGGCCAACGAGGGCAAGCTGATCGCGATCGTCCCGGCCGAGGACGCGGACCGGGTGCTGGAGGCGATGCGGGCCCATCCCCTGGGTCGGTCCGCGTGCCGGATCGGCAGTTGCGTGCCGGACCACGCGGGGATGGTCGTCGCGAGGACGGGGCTGGGCGGGAGCCGGGTCATCGGGCTGCCGATCGGCGAACAACTACCGAGGATCTGCTGA
- a CDS encoding ABC transporter substrate-binding protein gives MSLSACGGAGPSSTVDSTLKITANITDRAAMKAVVAAFQRENPKAKVAVTYTDTDRLQSTLPTQLSSDAGPDVFTVWPGYGNPAALRMLEATGRLADLSGLDFVRRVPEDTQWVTQVSHRTYVVPANYSGIGAIYNKKAMRDIDGTEPETWDELLHLCDRAKAEGMVLFALGIKTPWVTQLADYALAATTVYAEQPDFAVAMSEGRATFADSGWRKALEKYVELDERGCFSSDPLGTTYERSVQDVVEGRAVGVIQVASSISAITAAAPELQLAMFALPATNNPAQTHMPGSVSAAYGVNSESDNKELAMKFAEFLGSEAGQHSYNQGSGTLPAIPDDRFTTEPVLTELIGHQKAGTTVPFMDQLWPNPRVQQEHFIQIQQLFSGRTDIDGVLAALDEVYQEQ, from the coding sequence ATGAGCCTGAGCGCTTGCGGCGGGGCCGGCCCGTCGTCGACGGTCGACAGCACCCTGAAGATCACTGCCAACATCACCGACCGCGCGGCCATGAAGGCTGTCGTGGCGGCCTTCCAGCGGGAGAACCCGAAGGCGAAGGTCGCGGTGACCTACACCGACACCGACCGACTCCAGAGCACCTTGCCCACCCAACTGTCCTCGGACGCCGGACCCGACGTCTTCACCGTCTGGCCCGGCTACGGCAACCCCGCGGCTCTGCGCATGCTGGAGGCCACCGGCCGACTTGCCGATCTCTCCGGCCTGGACTTCGTCCGCAGAGTCCCGGAAGACACGCAGTGGGTGACCCAGGTCAGCCACAGGACGTACGTCGTGCCCGCCAACTACAGCGGAATCGGCGCCATCTACAACAAGAAGGCCATGCGTGACATCGACGGCACCGAGCCCGAGACCTGGGACGAGTTGCTGCACCTGTGCGACAGGGCCAAGGCCGAGGGCATGGTGCTGTTCGCGCTCGGGATCAAGACCCCGTGGGTGACCCAGCTCGCTGATTACGCATTGGCAGCCACCACCGTCTACGCCGAACAACCCGACTTCGCCGTGGCGATGAGTGAGGGCCGGGCAACCTTCGCCGACTCAGGCTGGAGGAAAGCGCTCGAGAAGTACGTCGAGCTCGATGAACGAGGCTGCTTCAGCAGTGATCCCCTGGGGACCACCTACGAGAGGTCCGTCCAGGACGTCGTCGAGGGCAGAGCCGTGGGCGTCATACAGGTCGCCAGCAGCATCTCGGCCATCACTGCGGCAGCTCCTGAACTGCAACTGGCCATGTTCGCCCTGCCCGCCACCAACAACCCGGCACAGACCCACATGCCGGGCTCGGTGTCGGCCGCCTACGGAGTCAACTCCGAAAGCGACAACAAAGAACTGGCCATGAAGTTCGCCGAGTTCCTCGGGTCCGAGGCCGGCCAGCACTCGTACAACCAGGGCAGCGGCACCCTCCCCGCCATCCCCGACGACCGCTTCACGACCGAGCCGGTCCTCACGGAACTGATCGGACACCAGAAGGCCGGCACCACCGTGCCGTTCATGGACCAGCTGTGGCCGAATCCCCGGGTCCAGCAGGAGCACTTCATCCAGATCCAGCAGCTGTTCTCCGGCCGCACCGACATCGACGGCGTGCTCGCCGCCCTCGACGAGGTCTACCAGGAGCAGTAG
- the hypD gene encoding hydrogenase formation protein HypD, translated as MKYLDEFSDPDLAKKIIDQIHAVTTRKWAMMEVCGGQTHSIIRHGIDQLLPDGVEMIHGPGCPVCVTPLETIDRALAIAARPGVIFCSFGDMLRVPGSSQDLFSVKSAGGDVRVVYSPLDALKLARENPDREVVFFGIGFETTAPANAMTVYQAKKLGIRNFSLLVSHVLVPPAIAAIMESSTCRVQAFLAAGHVCSVMGTSEYPPLARKYKVPIVVTGFEPLDILEGVRRTVVQLEAGRHEVENAYPRAVRDEGNAPAMKMLADVFEVTDRTWRGIGEIPRSGWRLAGKYREFDAEQRFDVTGIHTAESSLCRSGEVLQGLIKPHLCEAFGKECTPRNPLGATMVSSEGACAAYYTHRRLELVDAK; from the coding sequence GTGAAGTACCTCGACGAGTTCAGCGACCCCGACCTCGCGAAGAAGATCATCGATCAGATTCACGCCGTCACCACGCGGAAGTGGGCGATGATGGAGGTCTGCGGCGGCCAGACCCACTCGATCATCCGGCACGGCATCGACCAACTGCTGCCGGACGGCGTGGAGATGATCCACGGACCGGGATGCCCCGTCTGCGTCACCCCGCTGGAGACCATCGACCGGGCACTGGCGATCGCCGCCCGTCCCGGGGTCATCTTCTGCTCGTTCGGTGACATGCTGCGTGTGCCCGGCAGCAGCCAGGACCTGTTCTCCGTCAAGAGCGCCGGCGGCGATGTACGGGTGGTGTACTCACCGCTCGACGCCCTGAAGCTGGCCCGCGAGAACCCGGACCGCGAGGTCGTCTTCTTCGGCATCGGCTTCGAGACCACCGCACCCGCCAACGCCATGACGGTGTACCAGGCCAAGAAGCTCGGAATCCGTAACTTCTCCCTTCTGGTCTCCCATGTCCTGGTGCCTCCGGCGATCGCCGCCATCATGGAGTCGTCGACCTGCCGGGTCCAGGCGTTCCTCGCCGCGGGGCATGTGTGCAGCGTGATGGGGACGTCCGAGTATCCGCCGCTGGCCCGGAAGTACAAGGTGCCGATCGTGGTCACCGGCTTCGAACCGCTGGACATCCTGGAGGGCGTCCGCCGGACCGTCGTGCAGTTGGAGGCGGGTCGCCACGAGGTGGAGAACGCCTATCCCCGGGCCGTACGCGACGAGGGCAACGCGCCCGCCATGAAGATGCTCGCCGACGTCTTCGAGGTGACGGACCGGACCTGGCGCGGCATCGGGGAGATCCCCCGCAGCGGCTGGCGGCTCGCCGGGAAGTACCGGGAGTTCGACGCGGAGCAGCGCTTCGACGTGACGGGCATTCACACCGCCGAGTCGTCGCTCTGCCGCTCGGGCGAGGTGCTCCAGGGGCTGATCAAGCCGCATCTGTGCGAGGCGTTCGGCAAGGAGTGCACGCCGAGGAACCCGTTGGGCGCGACGATGGTGTCCAGCGAGGGCGCGTGTGCCGCGTACTACACCCACCGCCGACTGGAACTGGTCGATGCGAAGTGA
- a CDS encoding histidinol-phosphate aminotransferase family protein, with product MSRDLQIRVADPEDLVWIHELRHRVYAQELGQHAPRPDRQLHDALDGDNVYLVAARGPVRMGFVSLTPPWLGRYGLDKYLTRDELPLLSEGGVFEVRILTVEPRWRSTAVAPLLMYAALRWISSRGGRTVVAMGRTELLSMYLTVGLKPFGHTVRSGAVTFEVLTGEVAGLTQLATTRFRTALERFRSVVDWQLDMEWAPGPDGCEHGGASFTAIGADFRTLHRRDEVVAADVLDAWFPPAPGVRAALAEDPAWSARTSPPTGAEGLLSELAEARALPVETLVAGAGSSDLIFRAFGRWLTPESRVLLLDPGYGEYAYVTERVIGCRVDRFRLHRKDGWRIDVARLASVVGAGRYDLVVVVNPNNPTGRHAPAAELRTLIEAAPARTRWWIDEAYLGYVDLAESLAPLAAVDPRVVVCTSLSKMYALSGVRAAYLVAEPATAALLRRWTPPWAVGLPAQLAAVATLRDPAYYRACWLRTHALRRQLAADLAQVDDTVVVEEGVANFLNITLPYDGPSAARLVRECRRHDVYLRDLSPLSPQYEGRTVRVAVRDTAENARIVAAYEAAMETLRPSSLSRRAPGLPVHAAAGYAR from the coding sequence ATGAGTCGCGACCTGCAGATACGAGTTGCCGATCCCGAGGACCTGGTCTGGATCCACGAGTTGAGGCACCGTGTGTACGCCCAGGAGCTCGGTCAGCACGCACCGCGCCCGGACCGACAGCTGCACGACGCGCTGGACGGCGACAACGTCTACCTCGTCGCGGCCCGAGGGCCGGTCCGCATGGGCTTCGTCAGCCTGACCCCGCCCTGGCTGGGCCGCTACGGCCTCGACAAGTACCTGACCCGCGACGAACTGCCGCTGCTGTCCGAGGGCGGAGTCTTCGAGGTACGCATCCTCACCGTGGAGCCGCGCTGGCGCAGCACCGCGGTGGCACCGCTGCTGATGTACGCGGCCCTGCGCTGGATCTCCTCCCGGGGAGGACGCACGGTAGTGGCGATGGGCCGCACCGAACTGCTCAGCATGTACCTGACGGTCGGCCTGAAGCCCTTCGGGCACACCGTCCGCAGTGGTGCGGTGACCTTCGAGGTGCTGACGGGCGAGGTGGCCGGGCTGACGCAGCTCGCCACCACCCGGTTCCGCACCGCCCTGGAGCGGTTCCGCTCCGTCGTGGACTGGCAGTTGGACATGGAATGGGCTCCTGGGCCGGACGGATGTGAACATGGCGGCGCCTCCTTCACCGCCATTGGAGCGGACTTCCGCACCCTGCACCGGCGCGACGAGGTCGTTGCTGCCGATGTGCTGGACGCCTGGTTCCCGCCCGCTCCCGGGGTACGCGCGGCGCTCGCCGAAGACCCGGCCTGGTCCGCCCGGACCTCGCCTCCCACCGGCGCCGAGGGTCTCCTGTCGGAACTCGCCGAAGCCCGGGCGCTGCCCGTGGAGACGCTCGTGGCCGGAGCCGGCTCGTCGGACCTGATCTTCCGGGCGTTCGGCCGCTGGCTGACTCCGGAGAGCAGGGTGCTGCTGCTGGACCCCGGGTACGGCGAGTACGCCTATGTCACCGAGCGCGTGATCGGTTGCAGGGTGGACCGCTTCCGCCTGCACCGGAAGGACGGGTGGCGGATCGACGTCGCCCGGCTGGCCTCCGTCGTCGGGGCGGGTCGTTACGACCTGGTGGTCGTGGTCAACCCGAACAACCCGACCGGTCGCCACGCACCCGCAGCCGAACTGCGCACCCTGATCGAGGCCGCCCCGGCCCGCACCCGCTGGTGGATCGACGAGGCGTATCTCGGCTACGTGGACCTGGCCGAGTCGCTCGCCCCGCTGGCCGCGGTGGACCCGCGGGTCGTGGTCTGCACCTCGCTGTCCAAGATGTACGCGCTGTCCGGCGTGCGTGCCGCCTACCTGGTGGCCGAACCCGCCACGGCCGCACTGCTGCGCCGGTGGACGCCGCCCTGGGCGGTCGGCCTTCCCGCGCAACTCGCCGCGGTGGCCACCCTGCGGGACCCCGCGTACTACCGCGCCTGCTGGCTCCGCACCCACGCCCTGCGCCGTCAGCTGGCCGCCGACCTCGCCCAGGTGGACGACACCGTCGTGGTCGAGGAGGGCGTCGCCAACTTCCTCAACATCACGCTGCCGTACGACGGACCGAGCGCTGCCCGCCTGGTGCGGGAGTGCCGCCGGCACGACGTCTACCTGCGCGACCTGTCGCCTCTGTCGCCGCAGTACGAAGGTCGCACCGTACGCGTCGCGGTCAGGGACACGGCGGAGAACGCACGCATCGTGGCGGCGTACGAAGCCGCGATGGAAACGCTGCGACCCAGCTCCCTGTCGCGGCGGGCCCCTGGACTCCCGGTTCACGCCGCCGCCGGGTACGCCCGGTGA
- a CDS encoding DUF3592 domain-containing protein, with translation MAEVKPPDSGREFPALGWSTVFVAVFLLAWFVFRPFDTLWMFVGIGSALALLKVLRRLVSRHPTSRIDRWCRTNATPVLFLAHLRRGGNRSWLHDAQWRAVRRAGMFAIVCTIAVCFMGWDAWKENQALNHLRSRGQEVTATVVAVTGWSDANEALHVDVRFETQSGPAHTNVDLEGDSVGSKPGDRLTVVYDPVRPATVRLPSQLDGRGIDGLVTGMVVFMLLALFVLALAIRNQLRAGRR, from the coding sequence TTGGCCGAGGTGAAGCCCCCCGATTCAGGGCGAGAGTTCCCGGCCCTGGGTTGGTCGACGGTCTTTGTAGCGGTGTTCCTGTTGGCCTGGTTCGTCTTTCGGCCGTTCGACACTCTCTGGATGTTCGTCGGCATAGGGAGTGCGCTCGCCCTCCTCAAGGTGCTGCGCCGTCTGGTGTCGCGGCACCCCACTTCCCGTATCGACCGCTGGTGCCGCACGAATGCGACCCCCGTGCTGTTCCTGGCTCATCTGCGGCGTGGCGGGAACCGATCTTGGCTGCACGATGCTCAGTGGCGCGCTGTCCGGCGGGCCGGCATGTTCGCCATCGTTTGCACGATTGCTGTGTGCTTCATGGGCTGGGATGCCTGGAAGGAGAACCAAGCGCTGAACCATCTGCGCAGCCGGGGCCAGGAGGTCACTGCCACGGTCGTTGCGGTCACCGGGTGGTCGGACGCCAACGAAGCGCTGCATGTCGACGTGCGGTTCGAGACACAGTCAGGGCCGGCACATACGAACGTGGATCTTGAAGGCGACTCCGTCGGTTCGAAGCCGGGGGACCGACTGACTGTCGTCTACGATCCGGTGCGTCCTGCCACCGTCAGGCTTCCCTCGCAACTCGACGGACGTGGCATCGACGGTTTGGTGACGGGCATGGTCGTCTTTATGCTGCTGGCACTTTTCGTCCTGGCCCTCGCGATACGGAATCAGTTGCGGGCCGGAAGGCGTTGA
- a CDS encoding glycoside hydrolase family 3 protein, whose amino-acid sequence MNRRTFLSAAVLTALASGIAPAAGAPRRTAAAAPDSRAVALLARMTAVQKEALIRCDFAALSSLGIPALTMVDASAGLRGETGVTAFPVPLAQAATFDADLTGQLGRALGAEGRAKGYNNLLGPTIDTARTWHFGRQAESMGEDPLLSGTLGAALTRRMQEQHVVATLKHFSAYTQEVNRFFVDAQVSDRALHEIYHAAFERVIATVPVTSVMMAYPKINGTFATQSPALFNDLKNTLGLEGYTVPDFWAGDDPVGAVKAGMDLGGLGPGGVKIPAGGLTDGSVPATRLDDAALRILNTMFVNGLFDHPVQAPAADVSTLAHKDLAHDLAVSSTVLLTNRGQALPLPATLKSLAVIGPADTTALTGVSGSTYVNPGTWTTPLAAIKDRAGAGVTVTYRQGSVGDVPLTPVPATVLRTTSGAEGLTGSFYAGAEPSGTPLATRTGAGIDFTSAPVAGLPAVWSARWSGTLTPTTTGPHRFSLLPSGTAELVVNGRTVISGTRHSRQFFLGPYDYPLQGTIDLTAGQTVSISVTYTNSTADAGACGLTLGWQPKSLIPDAVAAARTSDAAVVVVNRVAGEDMDHGSLNLPGDQDKLIAAVAAVNARTVVVLNTDGPVAMPWINDVEAVVQLWYAGRATGTALAAVLFGDADPSGRLPVTFPVTASQGPGATPATYPGNGPTVSHSEGHLVGYRYYDAKNQSPLFPFGHGLSYTTFNLGSLETSYNAGSRTLTAAVTLTNSGSREGTDVVQLYAGLPAGAEAEPRRLIGFRKVTLAPGASTRLTFSVTARDLSVWTGGAWKLTSGSYTVYAGRSSRNLPVQRVVAVS is encoded by the coding sequence ATGAATCGTCGTACGTTTCTCTCTGCCGCCGTTCTGACCGCCCTGGCCTCCGGCATCGCACCGGCTGCCGGTGCGCCTCGCCGAACCGCGGCTGCCGCCCCCGACAGCAGGGCGGTAGCCCTTCTGGCCAGGATGACCGCCGTACAGAAAGAGGCCCTCATCCGCTGCGACTTCGCAGCCCTGAGCTCCCTCGGCATACCCGCCCTCACAATGGTGGACGCCTCAGCCGGCCTGCGCGGGGAAACCGGCGTGACCGCCTTCCCCGTCCCCCTCGCACAAGCCGCGACGTTCGACGCCGACCTCACCGGGCAGCTCGGCCGCGCACTGGGCGCCGAGGGGCGGGCCAAGGGCTACAACAACCTGCTGGGGCCCACCATCGACACCGCCCGCACCTGGCACTTCGGCCGACAGGCCGAGAGCATGGGTGAAGACCCGCTCCTGTCCGGCACCCTGGGCGCAGCGCTCACCCGACGCATGCAGGAACAGCATGTCGTGGCCACTCTCAAGCACTTCAGCGCCTACACCCAGGAAGTCAACCGCTTCTTCGTCGACGCACAGGTCTCCGACCGGGCGCTGCACGAGATCTACCACGCCGCCTTCGAACGCGTCATCGCGACCGTGCCCGTCACGTCGGTGATGATGGCCTACCCGAAGATCAACGGGACCTTCGCGACCCAGAGCCCCGCACTGTTCAACGACCTCAAGAACACTCTCGGCCTCGAGGGCTACACCGTCCCCGACTTCTGGGCCGGAGACGACCCCGTGGGGGCTGTCAAGGCAGGCATGGACCTCGGCGGTCTCGGGCCCGGTGGCGTCAAGATCCCCGCAGGCGGCCTCACGGACGGCAGCGTCCCCGCCACCCGCCTGGACGATGCTGCCCTGCGCATCCTCAACACCATGTTCGTCAACGGCTTGTTCGACCACCCCGTGCAGGCGCCCGCCGCCGACGTCAGCACCCTGGCACACAAGGACCTCGCACACGACCTCGCCGTCAGCTCCACCGTCCTGCTCACCAACCGCGGCCAGGCTCTCCCACTGCCCGCCACCCTCAAATCGCTGGCGGTGATCGGCCCGGCCGACACCACCGCTCTGACAGGCGTCTCCGGTTCGACCTACGTGAACCCCGGGACCTGGACCACCCCGTTGGCGGCCATCAAGGACCGGGCCGGAGCCGGGGTCACCGTCACCTACCGCCAGGGATCCGTCGGCGACGTCCCCCTCACCCCCGTCCCGGCCACGGTGCTGCGCACGACCTCAGGTGCGGAAGGTCTGACCGGCAGCTTCTATGCCGGAGCTGAACCGTCCGGCACTCCCCTCGCTACGCGCACAGGTGCGGGGATCGACTTCACCAGCGCGCCCGTCGCCGGTCTCCCCGCCGTGTGGTCGGCTCGCTGGAGCGGCACTCTCACCCCGACCACCACGGGCCCGCACCGCTTCTCTCTGCTGCCCTCAGGTACTGCAGAACTCGTGGTCAATGGCAGGACGGTCATCTCCGGAACCCGTCACAGCCGCCAGTTCTTCCTCGGACCGTACGACTATCCGCTCCAGGGAACCATCGACCTGACGGCTGGACAGACGGTGAGCATCAGCGTCACATACACAAACAGCACCGCCGATGCCGGCGCCTGCGGCCTCACCCTCGGCTGGCAGCCGAAGTCGCTCATACCCGACGCGGTCGCCGCAGCGCGGACAAGCGACGCCGCTGTCGTCGTCGTCAACCGGGTCGCCGGTGAGGACATGGACCACGGATCCCTCAACCTGCCGGGCGATCAGGACAAGCTGATCGCCGCAGTAGCAGCGGTCAACGCCCGCACCGTTGTCGTCCTCAACACCGACGGCCCCGTTGCCATGCCGTGGATCAACGACGTCGAAGCGGTCGTCCAGCTCTGGTACGCGGGACGGGCGACCGGAACCGCGCTGGCAGCCGTCCTCTTCGGTGACGCCGACCCTTCGGGGCGTCTGCCGGTCACTTTCCCCGTGACCGCGTCCCAGGGTCCCGGTGCTACGCCCGCCACCTACCCGGGCAACGGGCCCACCGTCTCCCACAGCGAGGGTCACCTGGTCGGCTACCGCTACTACGACGCGAAGAACCAGAGCCCGCTGTTCCCCTTCGGCCACGGCCTGTCCTACACCACCTTCAATCTGGGCTCCCTCGAAACGTCCTACAACGCGGGGAGCAGGACGCTGACCGCCGCGGTCACCCTCACCAACTCCGGATCTCGCGAAGGTACCGACGTCGTACAGCTCTATGCGGGCCTGCCTGCCGGCGCCGAGGCCGAGCCGCGGCGTCTGATCGGCTTCCGAAAGGTCACCCTCGCTCCCGGTGCAAGCACCAGGCTCACGTTCAGCGTTACTGCTCGCGACCTGTCGGTGTGGACTGGCGGCGCCTGGAAGCTCACCTCGGGCTCCTACACCGTCTATGCAGGCCGGTCCTCCCGGAATCTTCCCGTACAGCGGGTCGTCGCTGTCAGCTGA
- a CDS encoding DUF6381 family protein, which translates to MSTAGESANHIHQMRAKAQEMEEAAKSAKDPDERKRLQDKARRLRSQSEQESGMASGDIYPTI; encoded by the coding sequence ATGAGCACTGCAGGCGAATCCGCCAACCATATCCACCAGATGCGTGCAAAGGCCCAGGAGATGGAGGAGGCCGCAAAGAGTGCCAAAGACCCCGACGAGCGTAAGCGCCTCCAGGACAAGGCTCGTCGGCTCAGGTCCCAGAGCGAGCAGGAGAGCGGCATGGCAAGCGGGGACATCTACCCCACGATCTAG
- a CDS encoding phosphatidate cytidylyltransferase, with the protein MTSVASLAPFLGGALTVGGIAAALSGRRELLVRWCCWAVGVPLVAGAFWWGTPGVTVLALAVGVVAALEFGGLMRLSRPDRAVLAAAVSGVVLTSWLAPGQEVRAVAVGALAIAAVPLLAGDSTHGLRRLGAGLLGLVWLSVLAALAPLGTTALALFVAVSVGDIVAYFTGQRLGGPRLSPLSPAKRWSGTLAGSAAALGVLAALSVLSWPTAVAVAVGAPAGDLLESMVKRGARAKDSAHWLAGSGGLLDRIDSLLLALAVLLLLR; encoded by the coding sequence GTGACCTCCGTCGCCTCCCTCGCGCCCTTCCTCGGTGGGGCCCTGACCGTCGGCGGGATCGCCGCGGCACTCTCCGGCCGCCGTGAACTGCTGGTCCGGTGGTGCTGCTGGGCGGTCGGAGTGCCCCTGGTCGCCGGTGCGTTCTGGTGGGGCACCCCGGGGGTGACGGTTCTCGCCCTTGCGGTCGGAGTGGTCGCGGCGCTGGAGTTCGGCGGGCTGATGCGCCTCTCCCGGCCGGACCGGGCCGTACTGGCCGCCGCCGTCTCCGGCGTCGTGCTGACCTCCTGGCTGGCGCCCGGGCAGGAGGTGCGGGCGGTGGCGGTCGGCGCCCTGGCCATCGCCGCGGTCCCGCTGCTGGCCGGTGACTCCACCCACGGTCTGCGTCGGCTCGGGGCCGGTCTGCTCGGGCTGGTCTGGCTGAGCGTGCTCGCCGCCCTGGCGCCGCTCGGCACGACCGCGCTCGCCCTGTTCGTCGCCGTATCGGTGGGTGACATCGTCGCGTACTTCACGGGTCAACGGCTGGGCGGGCCACGGCTGTCGCCGCTCTCCCCGGCCAAGCGGTGGAGCGGAACCCTGGCCGGCTCCGCGGCCGCCCTCGGCGTGCTCGCCGCCCTGTCCGTGCTGAGCTGGCCGACGGCGGTCGCGGTGGCGGTCGGCGCACCGGCGGGAGACCTACTCGAGTCCATGGTCAAACGAGGAGCGCGGGCGAAGGACTCCGCCCACTGGCTGGCCGGCTCCGGGGGCCTGCTCGACCGGATCGACTCACTCCTCCTCGCCCTGGCCGTCCTGCTCCTCCTGCGCTGA
- a CDS encoding DUF6390 family protein gives MSAEGALLFARYAYPPNELGYCGPADAAALLRREATDDIERRARQFEGAWCYLQFLAETAGLADPLDVRVVEAYWIGNELLDLADPAALVERMTDRFRGQPAGTWREAGDRALAHHSFQVFEVYPWASMLRSSGHPTALSVLDQCRIRTGVVVDADSDVATVRSRPLCWEGTGLTDGAWREETVRCSAGGRTLIDGLSPGDRVALHWDWVCDVLTDEQARRIEDLEEHRRVELGLLVPTR, from the coding sequence GTGAGTGCCGAAGGCGCCCTGCTGTTCGCGCGATACGCCTACCCGCCCAACGAACTCGGCTACTGCGGGCCCGCCGACGCGGCGGCGCTCCTGCGCCGGGAGGCGACCGACGACATCGAGCGGCGGGCCCGGCAGTTCGAGGGGGCCTGGTGCTATCTCCAGTTCCTCGCCGAGACGGCCGGGCTCGCGGACCCGCTCGACGTGCGGGTGGTCGAGGCCTACTGGATCGGCAACGAGCTCCTGGACCTGGCCGATCCCGCTGCCCTGGTGGAGCGCATGACCGACCGGTTCCGTGGGCAGCCGGCCGGCACCTGGCGCGAGGCCGGGGACCGGGCGCTGGCCCATCACAGCTTCCAGGTGTTCGAGGTGTACCCATGGGCGTCGATGCTGAGGTCGAGCGGGCATCCGACAGCCCTGTCCGTACTGGACCAGTGCCGCATCCGCACCGGAGTGGTGGTCGATGCCGACAGCGACGTGGCGACCGTGCGGTCACGCCCGCTGTGCTGGGAGGGCACGGGCCTGACCGACGGCGCGTGGCGGGAGGAGACCGTCCGCTGCTCGGCCGGTGGGAGGACACTGATCGACGGGCTCTCCCCCGGTGACCGGGTGGCACTGCACTGGGACTGGGTGTGCGATGTACTCACCGATGAGCAGGCTCGGCGCATCGAGGACCTCGAGGAGCACCGACGCGTCGAGCTGGGTCTGCTCGTCCCTACGCGCTGA